In the genome of Gossypium arboreum isolate Shixiya-1 unplaced genomic scaffold, ASM2569848v2 Contig00771, whole genome shotgun sequence, one region contains:
- the LOC108465207 gene encoding glutamate receptor 3.1-like isoform X2, producing MGDSVSTFKEKYKDFLVIRGMSAKFFAFFLLLILSSKCSGIRDGDDLKDTEDDSCLLCCNKASDAHDIRLEFNHSPGNVTPIDLYDDYQNYVAIKKLTSHRLPILCTVTSYETAFSAEINAFTRRAKANVLCALPAIDKATMGNESSTSYMSRHMYEIAREIASLIGHYLWLKPGTTVYEESDGISDLDIVTFNLNSRNPTPNTGGIIQMAATLSFSTSKPVHYYTEISIAVPVRSIPMQFLNISQDEKNHNEAQIKGFWIDLFKEAVAVMPINTTYKLVPFYGSDDQLFKALARRTFDAAIGLTVMTRKGSDLLEFSYPYFEVGPMLVMKKKPELNQVFSFMMPFTNEMWCTFAAMTVFNAFVIWLVESRTGHESVGAIFWFPLATLFYGGHRESPRSNLTHFVLAPWLVLILVVSSTYTQSFTSMITTSSDTESSSCLDIEDLKKTNAIVGCDMEDSIMFNHLVEYIGFQRKNIKHIAQSSIDDYAKALSTGKIKAAFFWAPYSGLFLAKYCKDFSKGFSFCSIYVRGHGAIMWEWKIQANEG from the exons ATGGGAGATTCAGTTTCCACTTTCAAGGAGAAATACAAAGATTTTCTAGTCATTAGAGGCATGTCTGCTAagttttttgctttttttttgcTATTAATACTGTCATCAAAGTGTAGTGGGATAAGAGATGGAGATGATCTGAAAGATACAGAGGATGATTCATGTTTGTTGTGTTGTAACAAAGCCTCAGATGCACACGATATCCGGTTAGAATTCAACCATTCGCCTGGGAATGTTACACCCATAGATCTATATg ATGATTATCAAAATTATGTTGCCATAAAAAAATTGACTTCACACAGGTTACCGATTCTATGTACCGTCACAAGTTATGAAACTGCTTTCTCTGCGGAAATCAATGCGTTTACCAGGAGAGCCAAGGCAAACGTACTTTGTGCGCTGCCTGCAATAGATAAAGCAACAATGGGAAACGAATCTTCGACGAGTTACATGTCTCGTCATATGTACGAAATTGCGCGCGAGATTGCCAGTCTAATCGGCCACTACCTGTGGTTGAAGCCTGGGACAACTGTTTACGAGGAATCTGATGGAATTAGTGATTTAGACATAGTCACTTTCAACTTGAACAGCCGTAATCCAACGCCGAATACAGGTGGGATCATTCAAATGGCTGCAACTTTATCGTTTTCGACATCCAAGCCAGTTCACTATTATACAGAGATAAGCATTGCCGTACCAGTAAGATCGATTCCCATGCAGTTTCTTAACATAAGCCAGGACGAGAAGAACCATAATGAAGCACAAATAAAAGGTTTTTGGATTGATCTTTTTAAAGAAGCTGTTGCAGTGATGCCAATCAATACCACTTATAAACTGGTTCCTTTCTACGGTTCTGATGATCAATTGTTTAAGGCACTTGCTCGCAGG ACTTTTGATGCAGCCATTGGCTTAACAGTAATGACCAGAAAAGGGTCCGATCTCTTAGAATTCTCATATCCATATTTCGAAGTAGGCCCGATGCTAGTGATGAAGAAAAAGCCTGAACTGAACCAAGTTTTTTCATTCATGATGCCTTTCACCAACGAGATGTGGTGTACTTTTGCAGCTATGACGGTGTTCAATGCTTTTGTTATTTGGTTAGTTGAGTCTAGAACTGGTCATGAATCTGTTGGAGCTATCTTCTGGTTCCCTTTGGCGACCCTCTTCTATGGAGGGCATA GGGAATCACCGAggagcaatttaacacattttgTGTTGGCCCCATGGTTGGTCCTGATCCTGGTTGTTTCTTCAACCTATACACAAAGCTTTACTTCCATGATAACAACAAGCTCAGACACCGAGTCATCATCTTGCTTAGATATAGAAGATCTCAAGAAAACAAATGCTATTGTGGGTTGTGATATGGAAGATTCAATTATGTTCAATCATTTAGTGGAGTACATTGGGTTTCAAAGAAAGAACATCAAGCACATTGCTCAATCTTCAATCGATGATTATGCTAAAGCTCTATCAACTGGAAAAATAAAGGCTGCATTCTTTTGGGCGCCTTATTCGGGTCTTTTCCTTGCAAAATACTGCAAAG ATTTTTCCAAGGGATTCTCCTTTTGCTCCATATATGTCAGAGGCCATGGTGCGATTATGTGGGAGTGGAAAATTCAAGCGAATGAAGGATGA
- the LOC108465207 gene encoding glutamate receptor 3.3-like isoform X1, translating into MGDSVSTFKEKYKDFLVIRGMSAKFFAFFLLLILSSKCSGIRDGDDLKDTEDDSCLLCCNKASDAHDIRLEFNHSPGNVTPIDLYDDYQNYVAIKKLTSHRLPILCTVTSYETAFSAEINAFTRRAKANVLCALPAIDKATMGNESSTSYMSRHMYEIAREIASLIGHYLWLKPGTTVYEESDGISDLDIVTFNLNSRNPTPNTGGIIQMAATLSFSTSKPVHYYTEISIAVPVRSIPMQFLNISQDEKNHNEAQIKGFWIDLFKEAVAVMPINTTYKLVPFYGSDDQLFKALARRTFDAAIGLTVMTRKGSDLLEFSYPYFEVGPMLVMKKKPELNQVFSFMMPFTNEMWCTFAAMTVFNAFVIWLVESRTGHESVGAIFWFPLATLFYGGHRESPRSNLTHFVLAPWLVLILVVSSTYTQSFTSMITTSSDTESSSCLDIEDLKKTNAIVGCDMEDSIMFNHLVEYIGFQRKNIKHIAQSSIDDYAKALSTGKIKAAFFWAPYSGLFLAKYCKGFRSWCPNRNLRGSSFIFPRDSPFAPYMSEAMVRLCGSGKFKRMKDDLLSFPECSSSTIDVTMKRGIGPGPFSGLFILSGTASAVAILITVIQPMRRRWEVGSRMLMGRGLWVWLTTLFSRDQRGNQLQVQLARMNFTSQTQLTSS; encoded by the exons ATGGGAGATTCAGTTTCCACTTTCAAGGAGAAATACAAAGATTTTCTAGTCATTAGAGGCATGTCTGCTAagttttttgctttttttttgcTATTAATACTGTCATCAAAGTGTAGTGGGATAAGAGATGGAGATGATCTGAAAGATACAGAGGATGATTCATGTTTGTTGTGTTGTAACAAAGCCTCAGATGCACACGATATCCGGTTAGAATTCAACCATTCGCCTGGGAATGTTACACCCATAGATCTATATg ATGATTATCAAAATTATGTTGCCATAAAAAAATTGACTTCACACAGGTTACCGATTCTATGTACCGTCACAAGTTATGAAACTGCTTTCTCTGCGGAAATCAATGCGTTTACCAGGAGAGCCAAGGCAAACGTACTTTGTGCGCTGCCTGCAATAGATAAAGCAACAATGGGAAACGAATCTTCGACGAGTTACATGTCTCGTCATATGTACGAAATTGCGCGCGAGATTGCCAGTCTAATCGGCCACTACCTGTGGTTGAAGCCTGGGACAACTGTTTACGAGGAATCTGATGGAATTAGTGATTTAGACATAGTCACTTTCAACTTGAACAGCCGTAATCCAACGCCGAATACAGGTGGGATCATTCAAATGGCTGCAACTTTATCGTTTTCGACATCCAAGCCAGTTCACTATTATACAGAGATAAGCATTGCCGTACCAGTAAGATCGATTCCCATGCAGTTTCTTAACATAAGCCAGGACGAGAAGAACCATAATGAAGCACAAATAAAAGGTTTTTGGATTGATCTTTTTAAAGAAGCTGTTGCAGTGATGCCAATCAATACCACTTATAAACTGGTTCCTTTCTACGGTTCTGATGATCAATTGTTTAAGGCACTTGCTCGCAGG ACTTTTGATGCAGCCATTGGCTTAACAGTAATGACCAGAAAAGGGTCCGATCTCTTAGAATTCTCATATCCATATTTCGAAGTAGGCCCGATGCTAGTGATGAAGAAAAAGCCTGAACTGAACCAAGTTTTTTCATTCATGATGCCTTTCACCAACGAGATGTGGTGTACTTTTGCAGCTATGACGGTGTTCAATGCTTTTGTTATTTGGTTAGTTGAGTCTAGAACTGGTCATGAATCTGTTGGAGCTATCTTCTGGTTCCCTTTGGCGACCCTCTTCTATGGAGGGCATA GGGAATCACCGAggagcaatttaacacattttgTGTTGGCCCCATGGTTGGTCCTGATCCTGGTTGTTTCTTCAACCTATACACAAAGCTTTACTTCCATGATAACAACAAGCTCAGACACCGAGTCATCATCTTGCTTAGATATAGAAGATCTCAAGAAAACAAATGCTATTGTGGGTTGTGATATGGAAGATTCAATTATGTTCAATCATTTAGTGGAGTACATTGGGTTTCAAAGAAAGAACATCAAGCACATTGCTCAATCTTCAATCGATGATTATGCTAAAGCTCTATCAACTGGAAAAATAAAGGCTGCATTCTTTTGGGCGCCTTATTCGGGTCTTTTCCTTGCAAAATACTGCAAAGGTTTCAGATCTTGGTGCCCCAACCGTAATTTACGTGGTTCTTCATTT ATTTTTCCAAGGGATTCTCCTTTTGCTCCATATATGTCAGAGGCCATGGTGCGATTATGTGGGAGTGGAAAATTCAAGCGAATGAAGGATGATTTACTATCATTTCCAGAGTGTTCGAGTTCAACAATTGATGTCACCATGAAACGAGGAATAGGACCTGGGCCCTTCTCAGGCTTATTTATTTTATCAGGCACGGCATCTGCAGTTGCAATATTGATCACGGTTATTCAACCGATGAGAAGACGCTGGGAGGTTGGTTCAAGAATGTTGATGGGTAGAGGACTTTGGGTATGGCTGACTACTCTGTTTTCTCGAGACCAAAGAGGAAATCAGCTCCAAGTTCAACTAGCAAGGATGAATTTCACGTCCCAAACACAACTTACCAGCTCCTAG
- the LOC108465207 gene encoding glutamate receptor 3.3-like isoform X3: protein MGNESSTSYMSRHMYEIAREIASLIGHYLWLKPGTTVYEESDGISDLDIVTFNLNSRNPTPNTGGIIQMAATLSFSTSKPVHYYTEISIAVPVRSIPMQFLNISQDEKNHNEAQIKGFWIDLFKEAVAVMPINTTYKLVPFYGSDDQLFKALARRTFDAAIGLTVMTRKGSDLLEFSYPYFEVGPMLVMKKKPELNQVFSFMMPFTNEMWCTFAAMTVFNAFVIWLVESRTGHESVGAIFWFPLATLFYGGHRESPRSNLTHFVLAPWLVLILVVSSTYTQSFTSMITTSSDTESSSCLDIEDLKKTNAIVGCDMEDSIMFNHLVEYIGFQRKNIKHIAQSSIDDYAKALSTGKIKAAFFWAPYSGLFLAKYCKGFRSWCPNRNLRGSSFIFPRDSPFAPYMSEAMVRLCGSGKFKRMKDDLLSFPECSSSTIDVTMKRGIGPGPFSGLFILSGTASAVAILITVIQPMRRRWEVGSRMLMGRGLWVWLTTLFSRDQRGNQLQVQLARMNFTSQTQLTSS, encoded by the exons ATGGGAAACGAATCTTCGACGAGTTACATGTCTCGTCATATGTACGAAATTGCGCGCGAGATTGCCAGTCTAATCGGCCACTACCTGTGGTTGAAGCCTGGGACAACTGTTTACGAGGAATCTGATGGAATTAGTGATTTAGACATAGTCACTTTCAACTTGAACAGCCGTAATCCAACGCCGAATACAGGTGGGATCATTCAAATGGCTGCAACTTTATCGTTTTCGACATCCAAGCCAGTTCACTATTATACAGAGATAAGCATTGCCGTACCAGTAAGATCGATTCCCATGCAGTTTCTTAACATAAGCCAGGACGAGAAGAACCATAATGAAGCACAAATAAAAGGTTTTTGGATTGATCTTTTTAAAGAAGCTGTTGCAGTGATGCCAATCAATACCACTTATAAACTGGTTCCTTTCTACGGTTCTGATGATCAATTGTTTAAGGCACTTGCTCGCAGG ACTTTTGATGCAGCCATTGGCTTAACAGTAATGACCAGAAAAGGGTCCGATCTCTTAGAATTCTCATATCCATATTTCGAAGTAGGCCCGATGCTAGTGATGAAGAAAAAGCCTGAACTGAACCAAGTTTTTTCATTCATGATGCCTTTCACCAACGAGATGTGGTGTACTTTTGCAGCTATGACGGTGTTCAATGCTTTTGTTATTTGGTTAGTTGAGTCTAGAACTGGTCATGAATCTGTTGGAGCTATCTTCTGGTTCCCTTTGGCGACCCTCTTCTATGGAGGGCATA GGGAATCACCGAggagcaatttaacacattttgTGTTGGCCCCATGGTTGGTCCTGATCCTGGTTGTTTCTTCAACCTATACACAAAGCTTTACTTCCATGATAACAACAAGCTCAGACACCGAGTCATCATCTTGCTTAGATATAGAAGATCTCAAGAAAACAAATGCTATTGTGGGTTGTGATATGGAAGATTCAATTATGTTCAATCATTTAGTGGAGTACATTGGGTTTCAAAGAAAGAACATCAAGCACATTGCTCAATCTTCAATCGATGATTATGCTAAAGCTCTATCAACTGGAAAAATAAAGGCTGCATTCTTTTGGGCGCCTTATTCGGGTCTTTTCCTTGCAAAATACTGCAAAGGTTTCAGATCTTGGTGCCCCAACCGTAATTTACGTGGTTCTTCATTT ATTTTTCCAAGGGATTCTCCTTTTGCTCCATATATGTCAGAGGCCATGGTGCGATTATGTGGGAGTGGAAAATTCAAGCGAATGAAGGATGATTTACTATCATTTCCAGAGTGTTCGAGTTCAACAATTGATGTCACCATGAAACGAGGAATAGGACCTGGGCCCTTCTCAGGCTTATTTATTTTATCAGGCACGGCATCTGCAGTTGCAATATTGATCACGGTTATTCAACCGATGAGAAGACGCTGGGAGGTTGGTTCAAGAATGTTGATGGGTAGAGGACTTTGGGTATGGCTGACTACTCTGTTTTCTCGAGACCAAAGAGGAAATCAGCTCCAAGTTCAACTAGCAAGGATGAATTTCACGTCCCAAACACAACTTACCAGCTCCTAG